In a single window of the Melioribacteraceae bacterium genome:
- a CDS encoding S46 family peptidase → MKKLSYLLLIIFISLQITAQPKLEDVKSEKFDTGKMWSFDYPPIEHLEKTYGFKADQSWFDDVRLSALRLPGCTSSFVSADGLMMTNHHCVRGVLDRLNQEGEDIVKNGFFAKELTDERKIPNYYADQLVLIKDVTAEVALAAATGSTSEEKAKNKEDKIKELTESYKNETGLTCQIVSLFNGAKFSLYGYKRYNDIRLVFVPDMPIAYFGGDFDNFTYPRYNLDCAFLRAYENDQPVNSSENFFQFSTAGIQEGEPIFTVGNPGTTQRLKTISQLEYYRDVTYKNNAYMLDTYYNMLEELKKTEPSRAAEFEEIKVQIGNSQKVITTIYKGLTDPYLMARKKDFQKKLQEAVWNNPNLKDKYGKVWENIDKTRMEMRIYGPKITAYTFGRLSAQYFNMAQKLFTLAEELKKSEEERLPEYKAEKLSETIKSIYPEKFDALLENTKLAVQADLISMNLGGDKVNNLFGGKKGKEAAEFMLKNSVFRSREAVIKLAESGADNILSSKDPVLLFVKEAKEQLPELQKQSKEVTNTEQEFDDMLGRAIFEVYGTSIPPDANFTLRVSDGTLASFDYNGTKAPLFTTFYGLYDRWYSFNKQYPWNLNDNFASKPADLDLNTPFNFISTNDIVGGNSGSAIINKNAEVVGLAFDGNMDSIVGNFIYMPHNNRCVAVDSRAMVTSIDKVYKAERIAKELKDGKIKK, encoded by the coding sequence ATGAAAAAATTGTCATATCTATTACTAATTATATTCATATCCCTTCAAATAACCGCCCAGCCAAAATTAGAAGATGTAAAGTCGGAAAAATTTGATACGGGTAAAATGTGGTCATTTGATTATCCCCCGATTGAACATTTAGAAAAAACTTATGGATTCAAAGCTGATCAATCCTGGTTTGATGATGTAAGACTTTCAGCATTACGACTTCCTGGCTGTACCTCGTCATTTGTTAGTGCCGATGGATTGATGATGACAAATCATCATTGCGTAAGAGGTGTTTTAGATAGACTTAACCAGGAAGGTGAAGATATTGTAAAGAATGGATTTTTTGCTAAGGAGTTAACCGATGAAAGAAAAATTCCTAATTATTATGCAGACCAGCTTGTTTTAATTAAGGATGTTACAGCTGAAGTTGCTTTGGCTGCCGCTACAGGCTCTACTTCTGAAGAAAAAGCAAAAAATAAAGAAGATAAAATTAAAGAGTTAACCGAGAGTTATAAAAATGAAACCGGTTTAACCTGCCAAATTGTATCTTTATTTAACGGCGCAAAATTTTCTCTGTATGGATATAAAAGATATAATGATATTCGTCTAGTGTTTGTACCTGATATGCCGATTGCATACTTCGGCGGTGATTTCGATAATTTTACATATCCTCGTTATAATCTCGATTGTGCATTCTTGCGTGCTTATGAAAATGATCAACCAGTTAATTCATCAGAGAATTTTTTCCAATTTTCTACTGCTGGAATTCAAGAAGGTGAACCCATATTTACAGTTGGTAATCCAGGTACTACCCAGCGTTTAAAAACCATTTCTCAACTGGAATATTATAGAGATGTAACTTATAAAAACAATGCTTACATGCTAGATACTTATTACAATATGCTTGAGGAATTAAAAAAGACAGAACCTTCCCGCGCAGCAGAATTTGAAGAAATCAAAGTACAGATTGGCAACAGCCAAAAAGTAATTACCACCATTTATAAAGGATTAACCGATCCCTATTTAATGGCGCGCAAAAAAGATTTTCAGAAAAAATTGCAGGAAGCTGTTTGGAATAATCCTAACCTAAAAGATAAGTATGGTAAAGTTTGGGAGAACATTGATAAAACCAGAATGGAAATGAGAATTTATGGTCCAAAAATTACAGCTTATACATTTGGCCGTTTAAGCGCTCAATACTTTAATATGGCTCAAAAACTTTTCACACTTGCCGAAGAATTAAAAAAATCTGAGGAAGAAAGATTGCCAGAATATAAAGCAGAAAAATTATCTGAAACTATAAAGTCAATCTATCCTGAAAAATTTGATGCTTTACTCGAAAACACAAAACTTGCAGTGCAGGCAGATCTAATTTCCATGAATCTTGGCGGCGATAAGGTTAATAATTTATTTGGTGGAAAAAAGGGAAAAGAAGCCGCAGAATTTATGTTGAAAAATTCTGTTTTTCGAAGTCGTGAAGCAGTGATTAAATTAGCTGAATCTGGTGCCGATAATATTTTATCCTCTAAAGATCCGGTTTTACTATTCGTTAAAGAAGCAAAAGAACAATTGCCAGAATTGCAAAAACAATCTAAAGAGGTCACAAATACCGAGCAGGAATTTGATGATATGCTCGGCAGAGCTATTTTTGAGGTTTATGGAACATCAATTCCACCCGATGCAAATTTCACGTTGAGAGTTAGTGATGGAACTCTCGCCAGCTTTGATTATAATGGTACTAAAGCGCCTCTGTTTACTACTTTTTATGGATTGTATGATAGATGGTATTCATTCAATAAACAATACCCATGGAATCTGAATGATAATTTCGCATCTAAACCAGCCGATTTAGATTTAAACACTCCATTCAATTTTATTTCTACAAATGATATAGTTGGCGGAAACTCCGGCAGCGCAATCATCAATAAAAATGCGGAGGTTGTTGGTTTAGCATTCGACGGTAACATGGATAGTATTGTAGGTAATTTTATTTATATGCCTCATAATAACCGATGCGTTGCCGTAGATTCCC
- a CDS encoding phosphomannomutase, translating to MEKIASFKAYDIRGKVPSELNVELAYKVGRAVVTYLGSKSIVIGRDVRKSSPELSEALANGITDAGCDVYDLGLCGTEMIYFGTPFLNADGGVMITASHNPPEYNGLKFVKKGSVPFGYDSGLDVIEKMVVSNELGVIAPQKGKVITKDIMKDFIDNLKQFYDASKIKPYKVVVNAGNGCIGPALDAIEKFLPIKMIKLFHEPDSDFPNGVPNPLLPENRQPTIDAILKNNADLGVAWDGDYDRCFFFDEKGNFIEGYYIVGLLAKSILRTNPGAKIVHDPRLTWNTLEVVQKAGGNAIVSKSGHAFIKQKMREVNSVYGGEMSAHHYFRDNNYSDSGMIPFLLTLQLMSEDGKSLSDLVGEMVATFPCSGEINSTINNPAAKIEELRKIYSDGEINELDGLSVDYSDWRFNVRMSNTEPLIRLNVESKKNQELLEIKTKELLEIIRK from the coding sequence ATGGAAAAAATAGCATCCTTTAAAGCGTATGATATAAGAGGAAAAGTACCCTCGGAATTAAATGTTGAATTAGCATATAAAGTTGGAAGAGCTGTAGTTACATATCTTGGCAGCAAATCTATTGTAATTGGAAGAGATGTTAGGAAATCCTCCCCCGAATTATCTGAAGCACTTGCAAATGGTATAACAGATGCAGGCTGCGATGTTTATGATTTAGGGCTCTGTGGAACTGAAATGATCTATTTTGGGACTCCTTTTTTAAATGCCGACGGCGGGGTAATGATTACGGCCAGTCATAATCCTCCCGAATATAATGGCTTAAAATTCGTTAAGAAAGGTTCAGTTCCTTTCGGTTACGATTCGGGATTGGATGTTATAGAAAAAATGGTCGTTAGTAATGAATTGGGTGTTATTGCGCCACAAAAAGGCAAAGTAATCACAAAAGATATAATGAAGGATTTTATTGATAACCTTAAACAATTTTATGATGCTTCTAAGATAAAACCATATAAAGTAGTAGTGAATGCCGGGAATGGATGCATTGGCCCGGCTTTAGACGCAATTGAGAAATTTCTCCCGATAAAAATGATTAAACTATTCCATGAACCCGATTCTGACTTTCCGAATGGAGTTCCTAACCCGCTCCTTCCCGAAAATCGCCAGCCTACTATCGACGCAATTTTAAAAAACAATGCCGATTTGGGAGTAGCATGGGATGGAGATTACGACCGCTGTTTCTTCTTCGATGAAAAAGGAAATTTTATTGAAGGTTATTATATTGTTGGATTGCTCGCCAAATCTATTTTGAGAACAAACCCGGGTGCCAAAATTGTACACGATCCCCGTCTCACCTGGAATACACTTGAAGTAGTTCAAAAAGCAGGTGGAAACGCGATTGTTTCTAAAAGTGGTCATGCATTCATTAAACAAAAAATGAGAGAAGTAAATTCGGTATATGGTGGGGAAATGTCGGCTCATCATTATTTCAGAGATAATAATTACTCAGACAGCGGAATGATCCCATTTTTATTGACTCTGCAATTAATGTCGGAAGATGGCAAATCATTATCAGATTTAGTTGGCGAAATGGTTGCAACATTTCCCTGTTCAGGAGAGATAAATTCAACAATTAATAATCCAGCGGCTAAAATTGAAGAACTGAGAAAAATCTATTCCGATGGAGAGATAAATGAATTAGATGGTTTAAGTGTTGATTATTCAGATTGGAGATTTAATGTTAGAATGAGTAATACTGAACCGTTGATTAGGTTAAATGTTGAGTCTAAAAAAAATCAAGAATTACTTGAAATAAAAACAAAAGAACTATTGGAAATTATCAGGAAGTAA